The following are from one region of the Halarcobacter sp. genome:
- a CDS encoding IS256 family transposase produces MGILNKEELRRQIKEGKEVSLDGILDEFKGLLKEALQTATQEELTSHLGYEKHKESDNPNYRNVHNKKTLKSKYGEIDVSMPRDRDGTFEPKLVQKRERLLKGSEDLILSLYTKGMSVRDIQHHLDDLYGYELSEQTISNITSAIIEKAKEWQNRPLESIYPIIFMDATVLKIRVDRVVKNIAAYIMLGITLDGKKEIIGIWIGENESSKYWLTLLNELKNRGVDDVLIFAIDGLNGFNQAIEAVYPKAEIQRCIVHQIRSSLRYVSWKDRKAVAKDLKTVYQASTEEDAQLALTSFNDIWGKKYPHISQSWTNNWTELATFFKYPKAIQTLIYTTNPIESLNSNIKRKIKSKGSFPTVDSAFKLLYLATQEVQEKWTRTKLRNWSEIYPQLSIFFSEIMEKYTK; encoded by the coding sequence ATGGGAATACTAAACAAAGAAGAATTAAGAAGACAAATAAAAGAAGGTAAAGAAGTATCATTAGATGGTATTTTAGATGAATTTAAAGGATTACTAAAAGAAGCTTTACAAACAGCAACGCAAGAAGAACTTACTTCACATCTTGGCTATGAAAAGCATAAAGAATCAGATAATCCAAACTATAGAAATGTACATAATAAAAAAACATTAAAGTCAAAGTATGGAGAGATTGATGTATCCATGCCAAGAGACAGAGATGGAACATTTGAACCAAAACTAGTACAAAAAAGAGAGAGACTTTTAAAAGGAAGTGAAGATTTAATATTATCACTTTATACCAAAGGAATGAGTGTAAGGGATATACAACATCATTTAGATGATTTATATGGATATGAACTATCAGAACAAACAATATCAAATATTACAAGTGCAATTATCGAAAAAGCTAAAGAGTGGCAAAACAGACCATTAGAATCAATTTACCCAATTATCTTTATGGATGCAACAGTTCTAAAAATAAGAGTAGATAGAGTTGTTAAAAATATAGCTGCTTATATCATGCTTGGAATCACACTAGATGGTAAGAAAGAGATTATAGGTATTTGGATTGGAGAGAATGAATCTAGTAAATATTGGCTAACACTTTTAAACGAACTTAAAAACAGAGGTGTAGATGATGTTCTTATATTTGCTATTGATGGTTTAAATGGATTTAACCAAGCCATTGAAGCAGTTTATCCCAAAGCTGAGATTCAAAGGTGTATAGTTCATCAGATTAGAAGTTCACTAAGATATGTATCTTGGAAAGATAGAAAAGCTGTAGCAAAAGACTTAAAGACAGTTTATCAAGCTTCTACAGAAGAAGATGCTCAATTAGCTTTGACTTCATTTAATGATATTTGGGGTAAAAAATATCCTCACATTTCCCAATCTTGGACAAATAATTGGACAGAACTTGCTACATTTTTTAAATATCCAAAAGCTATTCAAACTTTAATTTATACAACAAACCCAATAGAATCACTAAATTCAAATATTAAAAGAAAGATCAAATCTAAAGGCTCCTTTCCAACAGTTGATTCAGCATTTAAACTATTATATTTAGCAACACAGGAGGTTCAAGAAAAGTGGACTAGAACTAAACTTAGAAATTGGAGTGAAATTTATCCTCAACTTAGTATATTCTTCAGTGAGATTATGGAAAAATATACTAAGTGA
- a CDS encoding methyltransferase domain-containing protein, with protein MAQKDKIKWDNKYKELPKLLEKRDPCEKLVKFIDKVSKEKALDVACGSGRNSIYMANNGFQVDALDISSVALENLNKLNNKNINTLLVDLDEYNFQENTYNLIIKTNFLDRDIIQKLKKSLKKNGIIVIETYMEDEENEKKHSNPDYLLKKDELKSFFTDGFEILDYDEFFNETYELYRMKKQSIVVKKLSL; from the coding sequence ATGGCACAAAAAGATAAAATAAAATGGGATAACAAATATAAAGAGTTACCAAAACTATTAGAAAAAAGAGACCCTTGTGAGAAGCTTGTAAAATTTATTGATAAAGTATCAAAAGAAAAAGCTTTAGATGTAGCTTGTGGTTCTGGAAGAAATTCAATATATATGGCAAATAATGGTTTTCAAGTTGATGCTTTAGATATTTCAAGTGTTGCTCTAGAAAACTTAAATAAACTTAATAACAAAAATATCAATACTTTGTTGGTTGATTTAGATGAATATAATTTTCAAGAAAATACTTATAACTTAATTATTAAAACAAATTTTTTAGATAGAGATATCATTCAAAAATTAAAAAAGAGTTTGAAAAAAAATGGGATTATAGTTATAGAAACATATATGGAGGATGAAGAAAATGAAAAAAAACATTCTAATCCTGATTATTTATTAAAAAAAGACGAATTAAAAAGTTTTTTTACAGATGGTTTTGAAATTTTGGATTATGATGAGTTTTTTAATGAAACTTATGAACTATATAGAATGAAGAAACAATCAATTGTAGTAAAAAAATTGAGCCTGTAA